The following is a genomic window from Xenopus laevis strain J_2021 chromosome 2L, Xenopus_laevis_v10.1, whole genome shotgun sequence.
TGTGCTCTGTATGAAAGGACAATTGTTTATTGGGTCCTTGAACGTCAGCGTTTCAGTATCTTCAACTATGAGTGGTATTTGCTGTGTTTGGAAAGAGAGTGAAACTCAGCCTAAATTCCTCTGTCTCCATAACCCGTATTTACTcagtataaatgtaatatatcagACTGTCACTTCATTACCATCTACTGGATTTGACTCTGaaaggtataattttcctttaaataggatatttctgtaaaataatacTTAATGAACCCATTAAAATAAGAGCTCAATGCAGGTATGAGaccggttattcagaatgctcaggacctggggttttcccaaatTAGGAATCgttccgtaattgggatcttcataccttaaatgagaactaaaaccTCCCCccaaataagaaaagcccctacctactaccctagataacCCCCTCCCTACTCAcatattggtgcagagtaagtgcagcagagctcatgtccatcatcttccggctcttctgtattcttcgCGTCCTCTTCCCTTGggcaatttccggcacttttggcacatgctcAGTTGCTGCGAaccggaaaactgctccaactgtgcatgcgccaatatggtGTTCACTTacagctccgctgcgcttactctgcaccgatacgaGAGTACTGTGTTAGGGGCACTTTTAGGGGGTAATCAGCTATGTGGGGGAGCAAGGAGGGGGATTATGTAGgctagtaggtaggggcttttcttagggcagagacaaacgagAAGATTTGGGAgggattagtcgcctggcgataaaaaaacacatcttcttcaggcgactaatctccctgaactgcccccccccccccgccggctagaatgtaaatcggggatggcactctgaacgcttagttttccaaagtcgcctgaagtttcctcgtgaggcaactttgtgcgacttcggaaaacaaagtgccatcCCGTCGTCGATTTACATTTGAGCCGGCtgggaggcagttcgtggagattagtcgcccgaagaaaaggcgatttggcaatgggcgaccaaatctccctgaatcttctcatctgtcgtTGCCCTTATTGGGGGGCTTTAGTTTTcctactactagaaaatcatttaaatatgaaataaacccaataggctgattttgcttaaaataaggatcaattatatcttggttgggatcaagtacaagctactgttttattactacagagaaaaggggaataacGTTGAAAAATTTGTTggaattaagtacaagctactgttttattattacagagaaaagggaaatcatttttaaaaatgtaaattatttaattgCGATGCAGACGCACttccagttcagagctttctggataattggtttccggataagtgatttcatacctgtatttgtaatcTTCATATGAGTGGAGGGCACTTGGACTGACAAGGAGGGGCTTGAACCgaaaacatcttcaaggaaaaaaacacagcaagtccagttgatatgacttatttctatagttataccatgacctggatgaatgagaatcttcacaaacatcttGAACTGAAAAGACCAGACAAACAAAAATGATGCttcagaccttaaagggatactgtcatgggaaaaaagaaattttcaaaatgaatcagttaattgtgctgctccagcagaattctgcactgaaatccatttctcaaaagagcaaacagattttttttttatattcaattttgaaatctgacatgaggctagacattttgtcaatttcccagctgcccctggtcatgtgacttgtgcctgcactttagcagagaaatgctttctggcaggctgctgtttttccttctcaatgtaactgaatgtgtctcagtgagacatgggtttttactattgagtgttgttcttagatctaccaggcagctgttatcttgtgttagggagctgttatctggttaccttcccattgttcttttgtttggctgctgggggggggggggagggaggggggtgatttcactccaacttgcagtacagcagtaaagagtgattgaagtttatcagagcacaagttacatgacttgggtcagctgggaaattgacaatatatctagccccatgtcagatttcaaaattgaatataaaagaatctgtttgttcttttgagaaatggatttcagtgcagaattctgctggagcagcaccattaactgattcattttgaaaaaaaattttttcgacatgacagtatctctttaaggaataataaatgaaaataaagtatatttatgtGCTGGTGGCATTTTCCCTAGAAATGTTATCCTTTACAACAGTCCCAGTGGATGGTAATAAAGGTGATATTTTATCTCAGAACCTGGTTGGACCGGTGCCAGAACTCTGCATTACAGCCGTATAAATGGTAGAATAGACAATAGAGAAATGCAGGCTGCAGCGTTCTTTTATTGTCTGACATTACAGTGTGGCCCTGTTTGTGAGAGCGGCAACACAGGAACGTTCAgggctgaaaaagaagaaagatgtCAAATGACCTCAAATAAGAGGCTCCGCTTGATGTGATCATCTGTTCTCCCCCGAGCGTCTCATTTGGTCTTGCCCTTAATTGCTGTTTGTTGAAGGTTAATTACCATCGTGGGGCAGAAATGTACTTAAATATAAAAGGGCAGATTGTTTACCGTAAGCTTTAATTGGAAGCTCGTCTTTATTTTTGGAAACTTAAGAAAACATAATCTGGCCCTACCCCCCATTTACTGACCCCCCTCCCTCGATGGGACAAAGCATTTGTTGTTTGTCTGCTTGTGAGGTCTTCGCTGCCCCGGCCTCATACTTCACTCCGATTCATTACACGTTTACAGGAAAATTCGGCAAAGCCTGGTTGTGACACATAAACGAGAATGCAGGTTAATCAGTTTAGATCGGTGATAGACTGACCATTTCTGTGCACATAACTATATAGTTAACGGGCTACGGGGATAAATGTAGTGGAACACTGGGCAATGATGGCTCATACAGTGAGGATGATCCTTGTCCAATGAGATTTTCATACCTGCTGTATGATCGATATTGGTCTGGAAGGCCTGTTGGtggtccccatacatgggccaataagctgcctttttttttttaaccatgagccacattcaaatataaagcgTTTTGGAGcaccacaagcatgaaaaatgttccttggcatgtcaaataagggctgtgattagcccCATGCaaaatggcagcctacaggagactctgtttggcagtacaactggtttttatgcaactaaaacttgccttcaagcctggaattcaaaaataaacacctgctctgACTGGTCTAGAGGGACTATGTATGGTCCGCTTTACTCAACCAACAACCAACCATTGTTTCATGGtgacatggagctggtcacttcTCATGTATAACTATAGCAGgagcagaggaatcttgtatttgtctatatgtattttgtggtcacagcctcattgcacccccacctaatggttttaaaaattagtgttgagctcaactttcccttgtttgttatagttatacaggagcaatgaccagctccatgttgtagctcccacccttcccaactatagtcaggtgatcccactggtgtctaataaaagggcagccaagtttgggagttttactttgaaagcagcaagtgagttgcaggtaaaacttagtccctttgtaaaatgtataatgaagcaatagaattcttaatgaatcagataaaattgagcataggactggccagatatgggatgactttgacgtagttggccagcttaaatatattgcaatatatggacaaacaatccctgttttgtttaaagggtaaggcatttttcagtagcagtatgcacaaaatgtcgctgtcttaaatatattgataatgggttgagtgcagaggacctcttgtatttgtctatatgtattttgtggtcacagcctcattgcaccccttgcctaatgtttttaaaaattagtggtgagcacaagtcAGTAGCTTGTTGGCCTATGTATGGGGCAAACCAATTGTCTCCACAACTAAAATCAGCTGAAAATCTGCTATAGATGGATTAAAAAATCCATTGAGGCGAGGAAATGAAAGGGATCTCCGTAAAGAGATTAACAAAACCATTtagcaaaaccattttttttaaacccggaCCCATGAACTACACCTGGACCCGCAACCAACAATTTTACCCACTACCTGACCTACGaatgccttatctgcaaccccattaaacaggaagtgatgtggcaaactggaagtgacatcggAAGTGGGTGGGAGTAGAAAACAATGTGtgaaggagtaaaacttgctatagATAAACTGACATGCCAACCTGAATTTATACCCGCTTCATAAAATCCTACCCGCAATCCCAGGTTCCACACTTTTTTTGTGCATAACCTTTAGTCCATTAAGGGACTCTACCCTAGTGTTCTTCATCTTTTCTAATGGAGGGGCCCCTGATCTCTGACACGGATTGAAGGACAGGAGCACTTCATGAGTGACAGAACACTCTAGCGGCGGGTTCATGTTCTGATAGGCTGGAGGACAGATGTAAACCGTGCCCCAGCCTATGAGCAACGCCAATGCAGGTTAGGTTGAAAGTGCAACAtgtcactgtccctttaatgtgGTTCTTTCTTGACTTGGAATTATAGTTTTAATTGAATATATAATATCATTGGCCCTGAGAAGTGGATGAGTCTGATTTGGTCCATCACATACTCCAGATCCAGTGGGTGCTTCCTCtttggttttatagttatttgccctttattcagactctttgcagctttcaaatgggcgtcgctgacccttctaaaaagcaaatgctctgtaaggctacaaatgtattgttattactaatttgtattatttgtcactctgttcaggcctctcctattcatattccagtctcttattcaaatcagtgcatggttgctaggggaatttggatcccaattaccagattggttaagatgcaaattgaagagctgctgaataaaaagctaaataactcaaaaaccttaaataataaaaaatgaaatatcagaatatccctctcaacatcatactaaaagttatctcaaaggtgaacaacccctttaatgcaattaAATTCCTGCCAATACCAATTGCATAATCATTCATTAACAGATTCCCATTGTATCAGCGGTGCCTGTGGGTAAGTAGATGTAGGTGGGAAATGTTTAGACCTCAGAGAAAACCCTAATCTGAGGATCGGAGTCTTGGCCCCAGTCATACTATGCTGATTTATTAGTtgataaaggacaaggaaaggctaataCACTGGATGGGTAgtggcaaaatgttaggcacccccagtgaatttaatggctatggggttttttttttgccgcaggGTGATGGTGCTTTTTGGCAAAGAATGTTTTATATTGTGTGTCTTTACATGAATAAAGTTTTTGAGAGAGAGCAAGGGTAAATGAaccaatttgtttatttttcagcTATGAATCAACAGAGGTTAAGCCAGAACGCCCCTGTCAAAGCCCCGCCCGCCTTACCGCCCCCGAGCCCTCAGACTGGAGTGTTGGGCAGTGGCGGCAACCAACAAATGCGCCTCCAGCAGCTTCAGATGGAGAAAGAACGACTCCGGCTAAAGCACCAAGAACTGCTTCGGCAGGTGAGGCCACAGGTTAGAAACTGCCTTTTGTTTCTTATCTATGTGTTTGTCTTGTCCTGGAAGTAGTAAAAGGGAAGGGGTCGGAGTCAGTTGCTGGATAACACTCTACTTGAGGCCCTCAAAGGTCATTGGGAGTCTATAGCCAACACCAGGCATGAAACCCATAAATGATGACTACACCCCATGGTTTGGCCTCACCCACCAGCCTGCACCCATTAACCCAACAACACCCTCACCACCAGTCACCATTACTTGCTGGATAATTAAGCCCTGGCCctgctttgtggtttttgaggccCAGCCTTTGGCTTACGGGCTTTGCTGTGAATTGGATCAGACACAAGATGAATTACGCCAACAACTTGTTTGCCAGCAGCTTAACTGTAACACTTGCGGAGTCAGCGCGGCACATTGATTTCCTGCCCGTCCCCGATTCCATTGTAAATAATATCATTTGGCTTTAGATTAATCGTTCCCTTTTGAAGCCAAACAATATATATTGCTGTGCAGCACATCGCTGAATACCTGAAATAAACTTCTCTGGTTTTTCTCGTTTTCGGGTTGCAAAACCTGTCTTTAAGCAGAGACCTTCCCATAGCTCGTCTCAAacaatattcttttctttttcctgtcACTTCAGTTGTTTCTAAAGCCGTGCGCTGGCTTGACGTGTTTCTTGAGGGATTTGAACCCTTTGTGTGCCTGAGCCTTTGATCATTACTGCCGCCTACAAAAGGGAATAAAAGCTGTTTATGTACAAGGTTTATATTCTGTTTCTATTCAAGTTGGTCTAAGTCTACAGTCTGTGTAGTCAAAGGAAATGATTTAGGGGAACGAATACACAGAGCATTCTTGATTTGCgtatttgtgtttatatatgtggAGTGTGCCGCCATATTGCTTTTCCATGTCAAATCACCCTGCGACCGActgtcttacattcaacttgcgCTTTCATACTATGTAGGATAAAGAGATTATAAATGTCTTCATATCCATAATAGTGTTCTGTATGGGAAGACTGCAGGTCACATAAACCCCCGAGGATTACATTCTGCTGCTGTTTGGTGCAGCCTTTAAAATTCCaccaggggcaaattcattatcAACTAGGGGGATATTTAAAAATGACACTGCCGCTATGCATACGGGTATGTTTGCCATGATTAGGGTTGCcgcccggccggtattttaccagctatgttggtaaaacacctgccaaggccggggccagtatacAAATTTACCTGcgatgtagctgctggtaaatttgtaatacccctaaataaggcccttggcccgcccccaatctgATCAACACTTAACTTTTTCGCCGCCTTCTGCCCATCGCATGCCGTGGCTCCACCCTCTTTGACATCACGACTGACTGTTTTTGTtgccgcccccaccactggccggtgaaaaatttgttaaaaagttggcaaccctagccatgatGCAGGGACCTCAGGTGAGGTAGCACTCCAGCGAGTGGGGGGAGTAGACACTCAGAAGTGCATGCAAACAAAGGGCACATAATAGAAACTAATATGGAGTCGAGCCCCTATGTACTAGGTAATCTGCAGTTTTCCCTTACCATGCAAGTAGTTATTGGATTTAATAGTACACAGGATCCATTGTTTTGCAGGAACTCGCTCTCCGCAGCCAGATCCCACCAATGGAGCAGGACGGTGGCACTCAGAATCCAGTGTGTACAACAGGGATTTCCCAGGAGCTGAGAACAATGACGATGAACAGCTCCGATCCATTCCTCAACAGGTTTGGGGCAATTCTTATTTCTCTCTCCTCGAGACCCCTAGTGATATTTCCCTCTCCTCGAGACCCCTAGTGATATTTCCCTCTTTTTAgagtatggatgcaccgaatccactattttggaattgactgaaccaaatccttcacgaaaagGGTCCGaatcgaaatcctaatttgcatatgcaaattaggggtgggaaggggaaaacattttttacttccttgttttgtgacaaaaagttccgcaatttccttccctgcccctaatttgcatatacaaattaggatttggttctgccaggaagaatcctgctggaaaaggctgaatcccaaactgaatcctggattcggtgcatccctattttagaGATCCCTTGTGATATTTTACTGCCTCCTCCATTGATCCCTGTGACTTGCTTCCCAAGGCAGTAGGAGGAACAGTGGGGCACACGTAATGGGAAGAGAAATGAAGCAATTAAGAAGGATTTTATATgtcctgtatattttatatgtccATGAATGGCTACCTAGTCTGAGCTTAATGCCATCTTATTTCTTATCAGTGGAACGTATCACTCCAGAGATGAAAGCACTGACAGCGGATTGAGCATGAGCAGTTACAGTGTACCCAGGACTCCTGATGATTTCCTTAACAGTGTTGATGAAATGGACACAGGTCAGTCTGTCTAACTTGCGGGCACACACAATCTGAATCTGATTTATAAGTTGTTTGGGTAAAAGGCACAATCCTGGAGCGAGTCTAGTTTGATAGACCTGCATCATGGTCTTCACCAGGCTAGCCAAACCAGCCCATATCCAAATAATCACTTTCCAACCTGCCCCTGTACATGTGCATCACGTGACCCCCAGACATGATGTCACTAAAAACTGTGACATCACATctgggaatttttatttttcccagcCACATCCCACCCAGTTTCCCCTACAGGGTACCACCCGCACAGCTGGGGTTCACTGACCAAATTCCGACCATTTTGAGGGTATTCTGTGGGTATCCGACCAAATGCAGAATTCTACTTAATGGCTGTGATACTACCTATCTTTATAGCTACGTTTACACCACAGTGATGAAGGATGTGAAGTCTTTAACGACTAATTTAGACTAGACATTGAAATAAAAGCTTAGCAATGCAAAGCAAGAAGTACATTGTCATTTAATACTTGAAATTATGAAAAACGGAAAATGTTTAGTACAAAAAAAACTGCCTAACCCTAATTAAATGTCCATAAAacctgaaatgtattttaaaaaggcaAAGTTTAGGAGGATGATGTGCCTTAAACATTATCAGGACAGCCAATCTAACTTGGAACTGACAAGTTACCTTTGTATTTGGTTCACAGGTGAAGCTATTACCCAAAGTACAATTCCTACCCAACAGAACCGGTTCCCAGACTACTTGGAAACCCTTCCGGGCACAAATGTGGACCTTGGCACTCTAGAAGGAGAAGCCATGAACGTGGAAGGGGAAGAACTTATGCCGAGCCTTCAAGAAGCCCTCAGCTCCGACATCCTTAACGACATGGAGACCGTTCTGGCAGCAACCAAACTAGACAAGGAAAGCTTCCTCACGTGGTTATAGAAGCATCTGCAAAACTGATTTCTAAACCCCCTGAAGGATTGCTCATGTCTAGAGGTGGAATTGAGATTATGGTATATACAGAAAACATCAAGCAAcgagcaaaaacttttttttcatgtttttagtaTTTCTCCACCCATTGCTGCTTCATTACGCTTGATTTATTGGAAAGAGCCTTATGAATCAACCACACCGGACTTTTTTCGGCTATAGCTGCCTTTTTCGGACATAGGTTTGGCACACATGGATAAAGGATGCTTGGGAAGCGCCGCGACAGAGGGGGCTCGTGTACATAGCACGCACATCATTTGGAGTTCACCAGCCAGTCCCAGAGACTAAAGACCACGTCCTAAGTCCAATATTAacttttgtataaaataattttctagaaATGTGTGTTTATTACAATAGCAGTTCTGCCTTAATGATGGCTTCTTGCTCACTTTGCTTACCCTAAGCAATCCATTGGCTTTTAACACTTTTCTGTCGATACCCATGGCAACTTTTCATGGAAaagtctttggagcaggcactcaaagaaggcaaacttccaccaggcaataggTTCAAAGTGAAAAACGTTTATTGTGTCtgcagccttatgcgttttgtgtcataaacacttaaaaggcatacggtcatgggaaaacaggtttttatcaaaacacatcagttaatagtgctgatccagcagaattctgcactgaaatccattattcaaaagagcaatcagattttgttatgttcaattttgaaatctgacatggggctagacattgtcagtttcccagctgcccccagtcatgtgacttttgctctgataaacttcagtgactctttactactgtactgcaaattggagtgatatcacccccccccccagcagcctaacaacagaacaatgggaaggtaacgagatagcagctccctaacacaagataacagctgcctggaagatctaagaacaacactccaaAGTAAAAGCCAAgtgccactgagacacattcagttacattaagtaggagagataacagcctgccagaaaatagttccatccaaaagtgcaggcacaagtcacatgactggggcagctgggaaactgacaatatgtctagccccatgtcagatttcaaaattgaatatataaaaatctgctcttttgagaattggatttcagtgcagaattctgctggagcagctctattaactgatgtgttttttttaaaaaaaacatgtttttccatgacttcCCTTTAATCATTATGAtcaagtgtttatgacacgaaatgcgtaaggctgctGGCACAATAAACCTATTTCACTTTTAACCTATTGCATGGTGGAAGTTTGCctcctttgagtgcctgctccaaagacttTTCAGAttgtccgctccccatgctgagggctcagggcggtgcacctgggcctcttccctcaTGTGATGAGTAATCACTTTCTACCTGGAGACCCTAAACTTCAGATTTACTGTATTATTGAACTTTCCGTGGAAGTCATTATCAGTAGCGGAGGAAAAACCTGGTTCACCTTTGGTCGTTGTTAAAGGATCTACACGCAACGGGGAGTTGGGTTTGTAAGTACATTTGCCACTTCAGTCTCTGGGTATCAAATGTTTTGATGGCAAGTGAAAGAGGTTAAACTAATGGTGGGATATGATCCTAAGCCAAAATATTATGTGATTGTGTAGGGTAGCATGAACAGAGAAAATTGTACGGTTTGCATAAGCATGGATAGATTTCTGCGTATAGACCCCCACAGGTACCCTGGTTGCATGTCCTTCTCAATCATCATAAGCTTCAACCTCCCAGCACCAAAGGATGCTCATAAAGTTCTGCCTCTCCTGGTAAAGAAATTGGTTTCCTAAATCCCAAACTTGTCTGTCTACCTACctcctgtctttttttttctttttttttttaatctaaaattcagagattttttttctgcatttgtctCGGAAAATCTTAAGCCAAACGCGTTTTATGGTATATTTCGATATCTGGTAAATGTAGGAACAcgtttttttacattaaagtcgGAATTTTAAAATTGTCTggcctcttcccccccccccccccaaaaaaattacccTGAAAGAAAATATTGCCTTTCCAAACAATATTCAGTCCTGATAGGCTTATTCCTACACAAAGAGGACTACATGAAATCAATAACTTTGAAGTTATTGCCTTTATTGAAGACCCATGGGGAGATATCCTTAGGGCTACAATTCCAGCCCAGACATATGGCGACTGGATGACAATAGGGATGATCTGTGCTTTGAACTTTACCAGGAGCTTCCATGTCTTTAAGCACCATTCGAGAATTTGCATGTAAGACTATATAACCAGTTAGAGCTAATGGTGGCCCAACAAGAAACACAGTACTGTTGATACCACTAACTCAGCCAGGTAGGGGATGTCACAGAAATCTTTTATTTCTACTGGGCTTCAGCTCTTATCATTTGGCTGAGAACGTTGGGAGTTTAGAACTACCCACGATTAGAGTTATGATTAGCGCCAAGTCCGATGTAGACAAGTTTTCACCGGGCGTTCTACTGTTTTTCTCATGAGCACTTAAAGTCTTGTTAACCAGCGAGACCGAAGATCCGAGCTGGGTGTATAGGAGAAGGTGTGTGTCCTTGTTGGTGTGGTCAAAGCTGGTTGGCGTTTGTTGAGGGAATGCTGACCAAAGCAGAAACCATTGTCACCTGGGAGACCTTGCTGATGAACCCAACCTCAGGCAGCTTTTGTGAATTATGGAGCCACTGCTCAGTTGTCCCAGTGCCTACTTCTAATTCTTTTCACAGCTAAACATAATCTGTACAGACCTCAACAATGACCCCCAAAAGCAGCCAAGATGGTGCCAATCTATACATGCGTTTAAGGGCCTCCAGGTCTAAAAAAACAGGATGCATATATTTCAGTTGGCAATTGCCTTAATTATGTGCCTTTTAACTCCTAATTGTAAGCCTTTACCAGTATTACCCTGCCTATGTATGGATGTGTAGATCTGCTAAAGAAAATAACTGGCCAAACAACGGGCCCACGTTAGCCGCCAACATTGCCACTCCTGACCAAGCTGAAATGATATTGACCTGTGTAATGCGTCAATACAACAGCCACCCTGGACAAGTCCGAGTGGGTCTCCCCAAATATGTGTTTAGTGCGGTCTGATTGATGCAGTCGATGAAAACTAATGTCCGTATATTTTGAGGATTTTTTGTTAAAAACCTTTTTATATGCTTATATTTGCTCCCTTTTATTATTTAGCAAGAACCCCATCCACAAATTCCTCAGTGGCCAATTGAACTTCTTTGTTAACAATATTAAGCTTTCTCTCTTCCTCACTGAGGGAACTAATATGCCCAGCTTAGGTTCATGTTCTCTATCGTAAATGCAGACAGACTGGGACCATACAGTTGGTGTTACACGTATAATGATTTAGTGATTTTACCATATAACTTTGAGGGTTAGAAGATGGTGCAGTGCGTCAGTTTGCATCACCTTTTCACACTTAGGGCTAAACTTGCACTTTAATATACTCACTACATGTTCTACCTCTACACCAGCTCTGCAATAGCCATAACTTTCTGATCCATTTACTTGCCAAATATCTTATATAGTGATTTGTCTTAGTTTGTTCCATACCATCTCCGAGGAACCCTTGTATGTGCAGCAGATACTTTTATCAAAATACATGTGTGTCTTTAGAACTTTTA
Proteins encoded in this region:
- the yap1.L gene encoding transcriptional coactivator YAP1-A isoform X4: MEPGSQQQPSAPAQQPPPVGHQVVHVRTDSETDLEALFNAVMNPKNANLPQTLPMRMRKLPDSFFKQPQPEAKSHSRQASTDGGSAGALTPQHVRAHSSPASLQLAAVSPGALSPQGVVTGLAPPSAPHLRQSSYEIPDDVPLPPGWEMAKTPSGQRYFLNHIDQTTTWQDPRKAMLSQINVTAPTSPPVQQNIMTPTAMNQQRLSQNAPVKAPPALPPPSPQTGVLGSGGNQQMRLQQLQMEKERLRLKHQELLRQELALRSQIPPMEQDGGTQNPVCTTGISQELRTMTMNSSDPFLNSGTYHSRDESTDSGLSMSSYSVPRTPDDFLNSVDEMDTGEAITQSTIPTQQNRFPDYLETLPGTNVDLGTLEGEAMNVEGEELMPSLQEALSSDILNDMETVLAATKLDKESFLTWL
- the yap1.L gene encoding transcriptional coactivator YAP1-A isoform X3; translated protein: MEPGSQQQPSAPAQQPPPVGHQVVHVRTDSETDLEALFNAVMNPKNANLPQTLPMRMRKLPDSFFKQPQPEAKSHSRQASTDGGSAGALTPQHVRAHSSPASLQLAAVSPGALSPQGVVTGLAPPSAPHLRQSSYEIPDDVPLPPGWEMAKTPSGQRYFLNHIDQTTTWQDPRKAMLSQINVTAPTSPPVQQNIMTPTAMNQQRLSQNAPVKAPPALPPPSPQTGVLGSGGNQQMRLQQLQMEKERLRLKHQELLRQVRPQELALRSQIPPMEQDGGTQNPVCTTGISQELRTMTMNSSDPFLNSGTYHSRDESTDSGLSMSSYSVPRTPDDFLNSVDEMDTGEAITQSTIPTQQNRFPDYLETLPGTNVDLGTLEGEAMNVEGEELMPSLQEALSSDILNDMETVLAATKLDKESFLTWL